The genomic region CCAGCAGCAGCCGCGCCTTTTCCGGCTCCAGCGGTTTCATGCCTGCCGGATACCGGTGGAAGATGTACACACTCACGGGCCGGGTGCCCAGCCGGGTGTAGGCCGGTACCGTCATGGTCTGCATTTCGCGGGTCAGGTTGGTTTTCCAGATGCGGTAATCGCTGGAGTCCATCCGGATGCGCTGCTCGTCGTACAGGCGGAGCAGACCGCGCTGGGCCAGGCTGTGGAAAGGGACCGAGAAGGCGGCTTTCCGGTACCAGTACTGCGCCGTTTCGTAATCCCGGCTCTGCTCGGCCCGCAGGGCGTAGGCCAGTTCGGCGGCCTGCCGGTGGCCCATTTGCCCCAGTTCGCCCAGCGCCCGAACGGCCGCGGCGGTCTTTCCCTGGCTGATGTATTCCCCGGCGAGATGCGCCACCGGGTAGCCTGCGCCGTGAATGTAGCGGCGGTCGGTCGGGGCCTGTTTCAGCAGCCGCTTCCAGTAGGCGGCGGCTTCGGTGTGGAGGTTGCTTCGGGTGTAGCAGCGGGCCAGCCAGTACAGGGCGTCCAGTTGGCTAGGGTCGCGGTGGTACACCTGCCAGAAGAGCGGGAAAGCGTCGCAGACCTGATTGCTGTACCACTCGATCATGCCCAGCCGCAGGAGGGCCCGCAGGTCGTCCGGGTCTTTTTCCAGCGCTTTGCGGTACCATTTTCTCGCCTCCCGATACCCTTCGGCTGAGTGTTCTTCAAAATAATAGCTGGCTAATTCGGCTACATTCGACGAATCCGCCCGAACGCAGGCCTGAACGTATTCTTTCTCTTTCCCGCGATTCCGCCGAGCCCGCCAGAGGGCCGCCAGCGCCCGGTAGGCTTCGCTGTCCTCTTTGTTTTGCCGGACTCTTTCCTGAAGCAGCGAGTCGGCGCTGCCGTATTTTTTCTGCCGGATATAAAACCAGGCCAGGCCGTGCAGGGCAGCAGCCGAGGCCGGGCGGGCGGCCAGCACCATTTTGTAGACCCCGGCGGCGGAGTCGGCTTCCCCGTACGCTTCCAGAATCTCAGCCAGCAGCCCGGCTCCTTCCACAGAGTCGGGATTCCGGGCCAGCATCCACCGGGCTTCCTGCTCGGCCTCATTGAGCCGGTTGGTCCGGCTGTAGAGCCGCCCGAGCTGGTAGCGCACCGCAACCGACGTGGAATCCTTTTGCAGCTGTTCTCCGAGCTGTTTTTCGGCGTTTGCGTAGCTGCTCCGGGCCAGCAACCGGCTCAGCGGTCCGGGGTCGGTCTGGGCATACAGGGCGGCCTTTGGCCCCATCAGCAGCCCGACCAGACCCAGTCCTATGATTTTTGCGAGGTACAACGGCTTCATGTTGCGGCTGTGGTTAAGGACTTAGTTCGGCCGGGGGTTGACCCGACCTACCATGACCGGCTTTGCCGGGTGCTGCAGAATGGCGTCCGGCAGCCAGTACACCAGAAGGCGGGCGGCGTTCTGGTAGCGCCCCCCGCTTTGCTCATCCGGTTCGGCCCTGACCATCAGATACGTTCCTTCGGTCGAGAAAAGGATTCCGGTTGCCCCGGCGATGCCTGTCTCCATCGTGTTCACCACGTCCCCGTTCCGGTCCCACAGGATCAGCGTTCCGTCGGGCCTCATGGTGGCTCTCATCCCGTTGAACTCACAGGTGGCCGTCAGGAGCCTGCCGTCCTGCATGGTCTGGTTCAGGTTCCGGAAGTCTTCCTTCACAAAATCGGCGGACTGGAATCCCTCCCCGGTCTGAATCGTCAGTTTTACCATCCGCTGGTACTTTCTGCTGCGTAGTTCAATCCTGCTGTCGTTGTCGATGACCCCGCTTTCGTGCAGGTGAACAACCTCTTCGGAAGCGCCCTGGCTGACGTAAAAAACGTAAGGCGTACGCTTGAACCGAAAGTCCCACTGCTTCCAGGTACTGTCGGCGCCGTATGTAAAGATGTGATTCTGATGATGGTGGAGCACGTTTATGTCCGCCTTGTGACCCACCAGGGCCAACGGGCGACTGGTGGGCAGATTCAGCAGCAGCGCCTGTCCGTTGCGGCCCGCCAGAATGAGGTTGTCCACGTCCAGAAAGTGGAGCACCGGATAGGGTCTTCGCAGAGCCAGGGTGTTCTGCACCGTTCCACTGCTGTCGACGAGATACAGTCGTTCGCGCGAGTCGGTGACGGCCAGCTGATTGCCGTCCGGCGAAAACTTTATGGCCAGAATATCGGCCTCCCGCACCAGTTGCTGCACCAGGGGACGGCCGTTTTCGCCAAAAATAAACAGCTTTCCGTCGGTTCCGGCCGCCACTACCTGATCCGTGGAGGTCGGCGAAGCGGCAAAGGCGGCAATGCCTAGCAACAGCGTGTCGCTTTTCGTCCGCAGCCAGGTTCCGTCGAGGGCATAATACTCGATCTGGCCGTTGTCGGAAGCCACAATGATTTCTTTCTTTGACGAGAAAGCCAGCCCCCGGACTTCCGCCCCGGCCTGCCCGATGGTCCGGATAAAACGGCCGGCGGCGGTCCAGAGCTTGATGCTGAGATCGCGTCCGGCACTCAGCAGGTAACTGCCGTCAGGCGAAAAGGCAAGGTGGGACACTTCGTCGCGGTGGCCGCGCAGCTGCCGTTCGGGGCCGTACAGGGAATCATACAGCGAAATGTACCGTTTGCCCGCCCAGGCGATGGCCAGCCGGTTGCGGTCGGGCGAAGCCGCCAGCACCTTAACGACCCGTCCGAGGTTGGTATCGGCATCGTAATGCAGCAGGCCGAAAGCCTCCATCAGGACGTTCATGTTGAGGGAAGTCGTATCGTATTTGATGGACTCCACGGCCCGGGTCAGCGCCCGCGTCGGGTCGTACCTGAGCGAATCGCGGGCGCGCAGCGCGAGGCTGACGCTTTCGGAACTGGTCAGCAGCGCATCGGTTTCCGCCTTCGCCCGCTTCAGGTTGTCGGCCAGCAACTCGGCCTTCACCCGGGCCTCCACGGCTTCCCGGCGGCTTTTTTCCATGCGTTCAAACACCCGGTCCAGCCACTTGTCTACCTCCCGGAACCGCGACGGCTGGCACTCCCGGGCGGCCCGAAACGCCTGAATGGCGTCCTTGAGGTGACTGTCATCGGGATTGTTCAGGGCTTGTCTCCCCTTCCGGATGTACTCATCGTAGGACCCGCAATCTTCCAGCAGCGATTTGGGCGGCGTTTTCTTCTGTCCAAAAGCGGGTACATGGAAGCACAATCCGTTCACGCAGAGCAGAAGCCAGAAAGCGTATGCAGGAATCCGGTACATGGTCTTCCAGTTAGTGAAATTAAGTCTATTAAAGGTGTGGCTTTTATTTGATACCCCGTTAACCGATTGATAAAAAGGGCTTTACAGACGATTCACCAACTTATCATCCGGCTAATGGGATATTTTTGTTTTTTTTGCAGAAAATTGATTCCATTGGACGCCGTACACCTTTTTCCTCCGACCGGCCCTGTTCGGGCAACCATCCAGCTGACCTCCTCCAAAAGTGAAAGCAATCGGGCGTTGATCATCAACGCGCTCACGGGCTTTCGGGGAACCCTGCATAACGTTTCTGCGGCCCGCGATACGCAGACCATGATCCGGCTGCTGCAATCCGAAGACCCCGTGGCCGACGTGCTCGACGCGGGCACGACCATGCGTTTTCTGACCGCTTACTTTGCCGTGACGGGCCAGCACAAGACCCTGACCGGGACGCCCCGCATGTGCGAACGCCCCATCGGAATTCTGGTGGACGCCCTCCGGGTGCTCGGGGCCGACATTGCGTATCTGAAAAACGAAGGTTATCCGCCGCTGGTCACCCGGGGATTTGCCCAGACGGAAACGAACCGCGTGGCCGTACGGGGCGACGTGAGCAGCCAGTACATCTCGGCGCTGCTGATGGTGGGCCCGCTGCTGCCCAATGGCCTCGAACTGGAACTGACCGGCGAGGTCGGCTCCCGGCCCTACATTGAAATGACGCTGAAACAGATGGAAGCGTTCGGTGTCAAAGCGTCCGCCGACTGGACGAGCAACACCATCTCCGTCCCGGCAGCGGCGTACACGCCGACCGAGTATGCCGTCGAATCCGACTGGTCGGGGGCGAGCTACTGGTACAGCATCGCGGCGCTGGCTCAGGAAGGCTCGGAACTCGAACTGCTGGGGCTGAAAGAGCTGTCGCTGCAGGGCGACAGCGCCATTGCCGACATCATGCGCCCGCTGGGTGTGGAGAGCACGTTCTTTCCCGGCGGCGTGCGCCTGACCAAAATCCCGGCGCAGACGTCGCTGGCGTGGGACTTCACCCACTGCCCGGACCTGGCCCAGACCGTGGCCGTCTGCGCCGCCATGAAGCAGATTCCGCTCACGCTGACGGGCATCGAAAGCCTCAAAATCAAGGAAACCGACCGCGTTGCCGCTTTGCAGAACGAACTGAAGAAGATCGGCGCCGAACTGGCCGAGGTGAAGCCGGACGAAGAGTATGTCGTCAGGACTGACGAATCCCAGAGCACGGCCGACGAGTCGGTGCCCCGCATCGCCACCTACGACGATCACCGGATGGCGATGGCCTTTGCGCCCGTCTCCCTCCGCCACGAAATCATCATCGAAGAACCCGGCGTCGTTGCCAAATCCTACCCAAAATTCTGGGAAGACCTTTCTTTGATTAAGAGTTAAAAATTAAAAGTTAAGAGTTAAAAGTAGGCTTCGCCTGATCAAAATACTTGATTAAGCGGAGCCTTACTTTTAACTCTTAACTTTTAACTACTAACTCACTTACCGGTCCCAGAAGACCCGGTCGGTGATGGTGGCGGGACCCTGGGCCTCTACGTTGGCGCGGTTGAGCTGCACTTCGGAGAGCGGGTACGGCCAGCGGCGCGGGAAGCGACCGGCAGTAAACTGCTGGGATGAAGCGGCCAGCGACAGGGCCGGAACGCCGTTGGGTGTCGCCGGGGTGATGCTCCGCCGCCAGTCGTTCCAGGTTTCCGGTTCGAGAGCCAGCGCGATGTATTTTTCCGTAAAAATCTTGTCGAGCGAAATTGTTTCCTGCGTTTCGCTGCCGAAGCGCCGGATGTAATCCTGGTTGGCCGTGGCGTTGGTCGTCAGGTTGAAGGAGGCAATCGGGGCGGTCACTTTGGTCAGCGAAGCGGCCACGGCGGCGTTGAAGGCGGTGGCCGCTTCGGCCCGGCGGTTCAGCCGCAGCAGCGCCTCAGCTTCGATAAATTTCTGCTCGACAAACGAGATGAAATTTACCGGCGATTCCGGCCGGTTGAAGTAGCCGCCCACCTGCGAGGCCGTCGGACGGGAAACGCCCGCCGGGGAGCCTACAAACGGCGTGGCTCCGGTATTGGCCCGGACGTAGAACGGCAGACGCGGGTCGTTCCGCTGGATCAGGAGGTTGACAAACGACTCGCCCATCCGCACGCCATTGCCGAAACTGCCCACCAGAAAGCGGAACCACGGCCCCGCCGCATCCTGCGAA from Tellurirhabdus rosea harbors:
- a CDS encoding 3-phosphoshikimate 1-carboxyvinyltransferase — protein: MDAVHLFPPTGPVRATIQLTSSKSESNRALIINALTGFRGTLHNVSAARDTQTMIRLLQSEDPVADVLDAGTTMRFLTAYFAVTGQHKTLTGTPRMCERPIGILVDALRVLGADIAYLKNEGYPPLVTRGFAQTETNRVAVRGDVSSQYISALLMVGPLLPNGLELELTGEVGSRPYIEMTLKQMEAFGVKASADWTSNTISVPAAAYTPTEYAVESDWSGASYWYSIAALAQEGSELELLGLKELSLQGDSAIADIMRPLGVESTFFPGGVRLTKIPAQTSLAWDFTHCPDLAQTVAVCAAMKQIPLTLTGIESLKIKETDRVAALQNELKKIGAELAEVKPDEEYVVRTDESQSTADESVPRIATYDDHRMAMAFAPVSLRHEIIIEEPGVVAKSYPKFWEDLSLIKS
- a CDS encoding WD40 repeat domain-containing protein — its product is MYRIPAYAFWLLLCVNGLCFHVPAFGQKKTPPKSLLEDCGSYDEYIRKGRQALNNPDDSHLKDAIQAFRAARECQPSRFREVDKWLDRVFERMEKSRREAVEARVKAELLADNLKRAKAETDALLTSSESVSLALRARDSLRYDPTRALTRAVESIKYDTTSLNMNVLMEAFGLLHYDADTNLGRVVKVLAASPDRNRLAIAWAGKRYISLYDSLYGPERQLRGHRDEVSHLAFSPDGSYLLSAGRDLSIKLWTAAGRFIRTIGQAGAEVRGLAFSSKKEIIVASDNGQIEYYALDGTWLRTKSDTLLLGIAAFAASPTSTDQVVAAGTDGKLFIFGENGRPLVQQLVREADILAIKFSPDGNQLAVTDSRERLYLVDSSGTVQNTLALRRPYPVLHFLDVDNLILAGRNGQALLLNLPTSRPLALVGHKADINVLHHHQNHIFTYGADSTWKQWDFRFKRTPYVFYVSQGASEEVVHLHESGVIDNDSRIELRSRKYQRMVKLTIQTGEGFQSADFVKEDFRNLNQTMQDGRLLTATCEFNGMRATMRPDGTLILWDRNGDVVNTMETGIAGATGILFSTEGTYLMVRAEPDEQSGGRYQNAARLLVYWLPDAILQHPAKPVMVGRVNPRPN